From Polaribacter butkevichii, a single genomic window includes:
- a CDS encoding hybrid sensor histidine kinase/response regulator, with amino-acid sequence MQSFKKRITFKVLIGYIILGLLATISGFLILSEVKTFTQLQKQDISDRNIIIKTGTLIADIYKNESLARAALQFNSRTKFNEYLDENKKLVSKIDSLSLIVANNPQEFILDSIKLIIDKKLKNIIGLKNLNQNYDSDESINKAINKLSSIDSLLGKITINDFIKNPLFFGNETRSKLENFAIALNEYVPKDSINNIEQKKIDSLVTVSRKILKQAQNKTNKHRKYLKRKQNELIKNDLTISRKLQELLGNLEKDIILYTNNMNIQREETLNHSRTIILFAAGISFIIIIIFSIIILGDFWKTQRYRIQLEKANTTTKSLLKSREQLISMVSHDLRTPLSTITGFSELLQKSTQNTKDKNYIDHIRSASSYMGQLVDDLLEFSKLENGDISIKAIPFNLENHVDEIIQNAKSSIQDKPIDFVIKQDDSVNNLLISDPFRIKQILSNLIINACKFTNEGTITIESFIKKNGDKNSLEVLVSDTGIGISKDQKATIFKAFNQVDNTNDHTIKGFGLGLTISKKLAELLDGSLTLKSELNVGSTFTLKIPIKLSKKPIIKLDKTKTTTSVFNLTAVVVEDDSSMQQLLSDFLHQFHIKTHTFDNAQNAIEAIDKIPYDFVLTDIQLPKMNGIHFMEILKKNKSYKNQPIIAMTGRANISKEEYLKSGFSEVLIKPFDSHKLQSVLKQFFKANSKEININPTPIKEKKTVDFSTESMSIFLNNDTIAINKTLQIFLADTENNYEVLKKAKQQKDIHLLNEVSHKMLSMFKQLEVKSIIPYLETFETTKTIDNKSFLDFEELLKNFINSLKNYLN; translated from the coding sequence ATGCAATCATTTAAAAAGAGAATTACTTTTAAGGTTTTAATAGGATATATAATACTGGGGCTTTTAGCTACAATTTCTGGGTTTTTAATACTTTCTGAAGTAAAAACTTTTACGCAATTACAAAAGCAAGATATCTCTGACAGAAATATAATTATTAAAACAGGAACTTTAATTGCAGACATCTATAAAAACGAAAGTTTAGCCAGAGCAGCATTACAGTTTAACTCTAGAACTAAGTTTAATGAATACCTTGATGAAAATAAAAAATTAGTATCAAAAATAGATTCGTTAAGTCTTATTGTTGCTAATAATCCGCAAGAATTTATTTTAGATAGCATAAAATTAATTATTGATAAAAAACTAAAAAACATTATTGGTTTAAAAAACTTAAACCAAAATTACGATTCTGATGAATCTATTAACAAAGCCATTAATAAATTAAGTTCTATAGACTCTCTTTTAGGTAAAATTACAATTAATGATTTTATTAAAAACCCATTATTTTTTGGCAATGAAACTCGTTCTAAATTAGAAAATTTTGCCATTGCCCTTAATGAATATGTTCCGAAGGACTCTATTAACAATATTGAGCAAAAAAAAATAGACTCGCTTGTAACCGTTTCTAGAAAAATATTAAAACAAGCTCAAAATAAAACAAACAAGCATCGTAAATACTTAAAAAGAAAACAAAACGAACTTATTAAAAACGATTTAACTATTTCTAGAAAACTACAAGAGCTTTTAGGAAACCTAGAAAAGGATATTATTCTCTACACAAACAACATGAATATACAGAGAGAAGAAACCCTAAATCATAGTAGAACTATTATTTTGTTTGCAGCAGGTATTAGTTTTATTATCATTATTATTTTTTCTATTATTATTTTAGGTGATTTTTGGAAAACGCAACGATATCGTATCCAGTTAGAAAAAGCCAACACCACAACAAAATCGCTTTTAAAAAGTAGAGAACAACTTATTTCTATGGTTAGCCATGATTTAAGAACACCACTAAGCACCATCACCGGATTTAGTGAACTGCTTCAAAAATCTACACAAAACACAAAAGATAAAAACTATATAGATCATATTCGCAGTGCATCTAGCTACATGGGGCAATTGGTAGATGATCTATTAGAATTTTCGAAATTAGAAAACGGAGATATCTCTATTAAAGCGATTCCTTTTAACTTAGAAAATCATGTTGATGAAATTATTCAGAATGCAAAAAGTAGTATTCAAGATAAACCCATCGATTTTGTAATTAAGCAAGACGATTCTGTTAACAACCTTCTTATTAGCGACCCGTTTCGAATAAAACAAATTTTATCGAATTTAATTATAAACGCCTGTAAATTTACAAACGAAGGAACAATAACCATTGAAAGTTTTATAAAGAAAAACGGAGATAAAAATAGCTTAGAAGTTTTAGTAAGCGATACTGGAATTGGTATTAGTAAAGATCAAAAAGCTACAATTTTTAAAGCTTTTAATCAAGTTGACAACACAAATGATCATACCATAAAAGGATTTGGATTGGGCTTAACCATCTCTAAAAAACTGGCAGAACTACTAGACGGAAGCTTAACCTTAAAAAGTGAATTAAACGTAGGTAGTACTTTTACTTTAAAAATACCGATAAAATTATCAAAAAAACCAATTATTAAACTTGATAAAACAAAAACCACAACTAGCGTTTTTAACTTAACTGCTGTGGTTGTTGAAGATGATTCTTCTATGCAACAATTACTAAGCGATTTTTTACACCAATTTCATATTAAAACGCATACGTTTGATAATGCACAAAATGCCATTGAGGCAATTGATAAAATTCCGTACGATTTTGTTTTAACCGACATTCAACTCCCAAAAATGAATGGCATCCATTTTATGGAAATTCTTAAAAAGAACAAATCTTACAAAAACCAACCTATTATTGCCATGACTGGGCGTGCAAATATTTCTAAAGAAGAGTATCTAAAAAGTGGCTTTTCTGAAGTATTGATAAAACCATTTGACTCACACAAGCTTCAATCTGTTTTAAAGCAATTTTTTAAAGCTAATTCTAAAGAAATCAATATAAACCCAACTCCTATAAAAGAGAAAAAAACTGTAGATTTTAGCACTGAATCTATGAGCATTTTTTTGAATAATGACACAATTGCAATAAACAAAACACTACAAATTTTCTTAGCAGATACGGAGAATAATTATGAGGTTCTAAAAAAAGCAAAGCAGCAAAAGGACATCCATTTACTAAATGAGGTAAGCCATAAAATGCTGAGTATGTTTAAACAATTAGAGGTGAAATCGATTATCCCTTACTTAGAAACATTTGAAACCACTAAAACAATTGACAACAAGTCTTTTCTAGATTTTGAAGAGCTTTTAAAAAACTTTATAAACTCTTTAAAAAACTACCTTAACTAA
- a CDS encoding DUF5103 domain-containing protein, producing the protein MKFLNLFLFLFCLNLFSQNIKSIQLRPLQENNFAAIVPLGTVLELSFDDLEADSKDYQYKIEHMTHDWQSSRLSSSQYIDGFDQNTIIDVTNSFNTLQSYSHYTVQIPNINTVITKSGNYLLSVLNSYDELIFTRRFVLYENATTVGVSVERSRNTKTLNTQQTVQFSVNHPNITINNPNQEINVVILKNNNWNEKITNIQPTFFKPNQLLYTYTNKTNFWGGNEYFYFDNKFIRNSSLNVVKVVKEDIYHHYLYPFTYNQNREYKYNPDINGQFVVRTLEADDSKTEADYALMHFSILVDEPFADKDLFVYGAFNDFSITQENKMQYHSKEKMYTGEILLKQGFYNYTFATLDTNGHLNTNDVNGTFYQTENEYTVIIYYKPFGSFYERVIGIGSGYFNQND; encoded by the coding sequence ATGAAGTTTCTAAATCTCTTTTTATTCCTTTTCTGCTTAAATTTATTTTCGCAAAACATAAAATCTATTCAGTTAAGACCCTTACAAGAAAACAACTTCGCTGCAATCGTGCCTTTAGGCACTGTTTTAGAATTATCTTTTGACGATTTAGAGGCAGATAGTAAAGATTATCAATACAAAATAGAACACATGACGCATGATTGGCAATCTAGCAGATTATCATCAAGCCAATACATAGATGGTTTTGATCAAAATACCATCATAGATGTTACCAATTCATTTAACACCTTACAAAGTTACTCTCATTACACGGTTCAAATACCTAATATAAACACGGTAATTACCAAAAGCGGAAACTATCTTTTATCGGTTTTAAACAGTTATGACGAGCTTATTTTTACAAGACGTTTTGTGTTATATGAAAACGCAACCACAGTTGGTGTATCTGTAGAAAGAAGCAGAAATACAAAAACATTAAACACACAACAAACGGTTCAATTTTCGGTAAATCACCCTAACATTACCATTAATAACCCTAATCAAGAAATAAATGTTGTCATCTTAAAAAACAACAATTGGAACGAAAAAATAACCAACATACAACCTACCTTCTTTAAACCGAATCAATTATTATACACTTATACAAACAAAACCAACTTTTGGGGTGGGAATGAATATTTTTATTTTGACAATAAATTTATTAGAAATAGTAGTTTAAATGTTGTAAAAGTGGTTAAAGAAGACATTTATCATCATTATTTATATCCCTTTACCTACAATCAAAACAGAGAATATAAATACAACCCAGACATTAACGGTCAATTTGTTGTTAGAACACTAGAGGCCGACGATTCTAAAACAGAAGCCGATTATGCCCTAATGCACTTTTCTATTTTGGTTGATGAACCTTTTGCCGATAAAGACCTTTTTGTTTACGGTGCTTTTAACGACTTTTCGATTACACAAGAAAACAAAATGCAATACCATTCTAAAGAAAAAATGTATACCGGAGAAATTCTTTTAAAACAAGGTTTTTACAATTATACATTTGCTACTTTAGACACCAATGGTCATTTAAATACCAATGACGTAAATGGTACTTTTTATCAGACTGAAAATGAATACACCGTAATTATTTATTACAAACCATTTGGTAGTTTTTATGAACGCGTAATTGGTATTGGCAGCGGATATTTTAATCAGAATGATTAA
- a CDS encoding Na(+)-translocating NADH-quinone reductase subunit A, translating to MSRDIRIKKGLDIKLVGGAEKTTKSSTLSSIYAVKPEDFHGIIPKLIAKEGAEVKAGEALFYSKGDERVLFPSPVSGKVVEIIRGARRKVLAMKIAADSNQEYKEFGTKDAAKMSAEEVKNHLFASGCWPFVKQRPYDVVANPNQAPKAIFVSGYASAPLAADLDYTLAGKEAELQAAITAVSKLTEGKVHVSVGANSNSPLSSLTGVELHKVSGPHPSGNVSTQIAKIDPINKGEVVWVITPQDLVIIGELLLTGKFNATRTVALTGSKFSKPQYVTAIAGATIADVTAKNLENDNTRIISGNVLSGKQVKEDEFLGYYDNQITAIPEGDDYEFFGWTKPVFNKISTSRALTFSWLNPKKKYDLNTNTNGEHRAFVVTGSYEDVFPLDIYPMQLLKAFMYKDLDEMEALGGYEIAPEDFALTEFICVSKQPHQNIIREGLDLMREELG from the coding sequence ATGTCAAGAGACATTCGTATTAAAAAAGGCTTAGATATTAAGCTTGTTGGCGGTGCAGAAAAAACAACTAAAAGTAGTACTTTAAGTAGTATTTATGCAGTAAAGCCAGAAGATTTTCATGGAATTATACCTAAACTTATTGCCAAAGAAGGAGCAGAAGTAAAAGCGGGAGAGGCACTTTTTTATTCAAAAGGTGACGAACGTGTTTTATTTCCAAGTCCGGTTTCTGGTAAAGTTGTAGAGATAATTCGTGGAGCAAGAAGAAAGGTGTTAGCAATGAAAATTGCAGCAGATTCAAACCAAGAATACAAAGAATTCGGAACCAAGGATGCAGCAAAAATGTCTGCAGAAGAAGTTAAGAATCATTTGTTTGCTTCTGGTTGTTGGCCATTTGTAAAACAACGTCCGTATGATGTAGTTGCAAATCCAAACCAAGCGCCAAAAGCTATTTTTGTTTCTGGGTATGCAAGTGCGCCATTAGCAGCAGATTTAGATTATACTTTAGCAGGTAAAGAAGCCGAATTGCAAGCTGCAATTACAGCGGTTTCTAAACTTACAGAAGGTAAAGTTCATGTATCTGTAGGAGCAAATTCTAATTCACCTTTATCATCATTAACGGGAGTAGAGTTGCATAAAGTTTCAGGACCACACCCTTCTGGGAATGTGAGTACTCAAATTGCAAAAATAGATCCTATTAATAAAGGAGAAGTTGTTTGGGTAATTACACCACAAGATTTAGTTATTATTGGTGAGCTACTTTTAACAGGTAAATTTAATGCTACAAGAACAGTAGCTTTAACAGGTTCTAAATTTAGCAAGCCGCAATACGTAACTGCCATTGCAGGTGCTACAATTGCAGATGTAACTGCTAAAAATTTAGAAAATGATAATACAAGAATCATTAGTGGAAACGTACTTTCTGGAAAGCAAGTAAAAGAAGATGAATTCTTAGGGTATTATGATAATCAAATTACAGCAATCCCAGAAGGAGACGATTATGAGTTCTTTGGTTGGACAAAACCTGTTTTTAATAAAATATCAACTTCAAGAGCGTTAACTTTTTCTTGGTTAAACCCAAAGAAAAAATACGATTTAAATACCAATACCAACGGAGAGCATAGAGCATTTGTTGTTACAGGTTCTTACGAAGATGTTTTTCCTTTAGATATTTATCCAATGCAATTGTTAAAAGCATTTATGTATAAAGATTTAGATGAAATGGAAGCTTTAGGAGGTTATGAAATAGCTCCGGAAGATTTTGCACTAACAGAATTTATTTGTGTATCTAAACAACCTCACCAAAATATTATACGTGAAGGGTTAGATTTAATGAGAGAAGAATTAGGATAA
- a CDS encoding NADH:ubiquinone reductase (Na(+)-transporting) subunit B: MGLKQNLHNLKEKYKGTKMAPAFNAIHTFLYLPNDVTHGGTHIKAADDLKRTMNTVIMALIPCLIFGMFNAGFQHYAAIDGSLRTDVLANFFTLDNLWIGIIKVLPLVIVSYAIGLGVEFIFAIIKGHEVEEGYLVTGMLVPLIVPIDTPLWMLSIAVIFGVVIGKEVFGGTGMNILNPALTIRAFLFFAYPTWMSGDKVWVYDAVNKAGTADAISGETILGAYAQNHEVVYTIWDKFFGFIPGSIGETSTFLILLGAAFLIFTKIGSWRIILSTFLGAAVMGFIFNQVVAADIITESSKFYGLMNTVWYEQLLIGGLAFGAVFMATDPVTAAQTTKGKWIYGFLAGFLAIMIRVFNPAYPEGVMLAILLMNVFAPTIDHYVVQGNIKKRLKRTKVKTA; encoded by the coding sequence ATGGGCTTAAAACAAAATTTACATAATTTAAAAGAGAAATATAAAGGAACTAAAATGGCTCCTGCGTTTAACGCAATCCATACCTTTTTATATTTGCCAAATGATGTTACTCACGGAGGAACTCATATAAAAGCAGCAGACGATTTAAAGCGTACCATGAATACGGTAATTATGGCTTTAATTCCTTGTTTGATTTTTGGAATGTTTAATGCAGGTTTTCAACACTATGCAGCTATAGATGGTTCTTTAAGAACGGATGTTTTAGCTAACTTTTTTACGTTGGATAATCTTTGGATTGGAATTATAAAAGTATTACCATTAGTAATTGTTTCTTATGCAATTGGTCTAGGAGTAGAATTTATTTTTGCTATTATAAAAGGTCATGAAGTAGAAGAAGGATACTTAGTAACAGGTATGTTAGTGCCATTAATTGTACCAATTGATACACCATTATGGATGTTATCTATTGCTGTAATTTTTGGAGTAGTAATTGGTAAAGAAGTTTTTGGAGGAACTGGGATGAATATCTTAAACCCTGCATTAACTATTAGAGCTTTCTTATTCTTTGCATATCCTACTTGGATGTCTGGAGATAAAGTTTGGGTATACGATGCTGTTAATAAAGCAGGAACTGCAGATGCAATATCTGGAGAAACTATTTTAGGAGCTTACGCTCAAAACCACGAAGTTGTTTATACTATTTGGGATAAATTCTTTGGGTTTATACCAGGTTCTATCGGAGAAACATCAACGTTTTTAATCCTTTTAGGAGCTGCCTTTTTAATTTTTACAAAAATAGGAAGTTGGCGTATTATTCTTTCAACATTTTTAGGAGCCGCAGTAATGGGGTTCATCTTTAATCAAGTTGTAGCGGCAGATATTATTACAGAATCTAGTAAGTTTTACGGATTGATGAACACTGTATGGTACGAGCAATTATTAATAGGTGGTTTGGCATTTGGAGCTGTATTTATGGCAACAGATCCTGTAACAGCAGCACAAACAACTAAAGGAAAATGGATTTACGGTTTCTTAGCAGGTTTTTTAGCTATTATGATTCGTGTATTTAATCCTGCATATCCAGAAGGAGTAATGTTAGCAATTTTATTGATGAATGTTTTTGCACCAACAATAGATCATTACGTAGTTCAAGGAAACATTAAGAAAAGATTAAAACGTACTAAAGTTAAAACTGCCTAA
- a CDS encoding Na(+)-translocating NADH-quinone reductase subunit C, with product MSKRTDSNVYTIVFAIVMVLIVGSLLATVFSLTKPTITTNQKIEKQQNILYAMGVNDNDETSANFVSTKVAQTEFSKYIKKQLVIEGDKITENDKAYLIDVKKEQSKAKEGQTRRLPLFIGEKDGKTFYVAPIRGKGLWDAIWGYVSMDENMVVQGAYFDHKGETPGLGANIKQRFFMDDFIGEHLLDANESFAGITVAKGNNDPKNEDKTDNEVDAIAGATITGNGVSAMIKTDLKLYVPYFKTLKK from the coding sequence ATGAGTAAGAGAACAGATAGTAATGTATATACAATAGTTTTTGCTATTGTAATGGTATTAATTGTGGGGTCTTTGTTAGCTACCGTTTTTTCGCTAACCAAACCAACAATTACCACCAACCAAAAGATAGAGAAGCAACAAAACATTCTATATGCAATGGGTGTTAATGATAATGATGAAACAAGTGCAAACTTCGTTTCAACAAAAGTTGCTCAAACAGAATTTTCTAAATACATCAAAAAACAATTAGTTATAGAAGGTGATAAAATTACTGAAAATGACAAAGCGTATTTAATTGATGTTAAAAAAGAACAATCTAAAGCAAAAGAAGGACAAACAAGACGTTTGCCACTTTTTATTGGAGAGAAAGACGGAAAAACATTTTACGTAGCTCCTATTAGAGGTAAAGGTTTATGGGATGCCATTTGGGGATATGTTTCTATGGATGAAAATATGGTTGTACAAGGCGCATATTTTGATCATAAAGGAGAAACACCAGGTTTAGGAGCAAACATCAAACAACGTTTTTTTATGGATGATTTTATTGGTGAGCATTTATTAGATGCTAATGAAAGCTTTGCAGGAATTACTGTAGCCAAAGGGAACAACGATCCAAAGAACGAAGATAAGACAGATAATGAGGTAGATGCAATTGCAGGAGCAACCATTACAGGTAATGGAGTATCTGCAATGATTAAAACTGATTTAAAGCTTTATGTACCTTATTTTAAAACTTTAAAAAAATAA
- a CDS encoding NADH:ubiquinone reductase (Na(+)-transporting) subunit D, whose amino-acid sequence MGLLSKKDAALITDPLADNNPITIQVLGICSALAITAELKASIVMALSVMAVLAIGNVVISLMRNIIPSKIRIIVQLVVVAALVIIVDLVLKAFAYELSKTLSVFVGLIITNCIIMGRFEAFALANGPWKSFLDGIGNAAGYGLILIIVGFFRELLGSGTLLGLKVLGDPIEKTGLYAIGYENNGFMLLSPMALIVLGIIIWIQRSRNKSLIEEN is encoded by the coding sequence ATGGGACTTTTATCAAAAAAAGACGCAGCATTAATAACAGATCCATTAGCAGATAATAACCCAATTACTATTCAAGTATTAGGTATTTGTTCTGCATTGGCAATTACAGCAGAATTAAAAGCTTCTATTGTAATGGCATTATCAGTAATGGCTGTTTTGGCTATTGGTAACGTGGTAATTTCTTTAATGCGTAACATTATACCGTCTAAAATTAGAATTATTGTACAACTAGTTGTAGTTGCTGCTTTAGTAATTATTGTAGATTTAGTGTTAAAAGCATTTGCATACGAACTGAGTAAAACACTTTCTGTTTTTGTAGGTTTAATTATTACAAACTGTATTATAATGGGACGTTTTGAGGCTTTTGCTTTGGCAAACGGACCTTGGAAATCTTTCTTAGACGGAATAGGTAATGCAGCAGGGTATGGTTTAATCTTAATCATTGTAGGTTTCTTTAGAGAACTTTTAGGTTCTGGAACTTTATTAGGTCTTAAAGTTTTAGGAGATCCAATAGAAAAAACAGGATTGTATGCTATCGGATATGAAAATAACGGTTTTATGTTATTATCACCAATGGCATTGATTGTTTTGGGTATTATTATCTGGATTCAACGTAGTAGAAATAAATCATTAATTGAAGAGAACTAA
- the nqrE gene encoding NADH:ubiquinone reductase (Na(+)-transporting) subunit E has translation MEHIELFFKSIFIDNMVFATFLGMCSYLAVSKKVSTAVGLGAAVIFVLAVTVPLNWLLDQYILKEGALVWLDAKYGVDGAETLDLSFLSFIMFIATIATMVQLVEIIVEKFSPSLYNSLGIFLPLIAVNCAILGGSLFMQSREIPSLGLALTYGVGSGIGWFLAILAIAAIREKIRYSSVPPALRGLGITFIITGLMAIGFMSFGGMLTGGDEKTEEAPKVEAKADKKDPLKKEDAKEIIAENTKINK, from the coding sequence ATGGAACATATAGAATTATTTTTCAAATCGATATTTATAGACAACATGGTATTTGCAACCTTTTTAGGGATGTGTTCTTACCTTGCTGTATCTAAAAAAGTATCTACTGCCGTTGGGTTAGGAGCTGCTGTAATTTTTGTATTAGCAGTTACTGTACCTTTAAACTGGTTATTAGATCAGTATATCTTAAAAGAAGGCGCTTTAGTTTGGTTAGATGCTAAATATGGCGTTGATGGTGCAGAAACATTAGATTTAAGTTTCTTATCATTTATCATGTTTATTGCAACGATTGCAACGATGGTACAATTGGTAGAAATTATTGTAGAAAAATTTTCACCATCATTATACAACTCGCTAGGTATTTTCTTACCATTAATTGCTGTTAACTGTGCAATTTTAGGAGGAAGTTTATTTATGCAATCAAGAGAAATACCTTCATTAGGCTTGGCTTTAACTTACGGAGTAGGTTCTGGTATTGGATGGTTTTTAGCTATTTTAGCAATTGCTGCTATTCGTGAAAAAATTAGATACTCTAGCGTACCACCAGCATTAAGAGGATTAGGAATTACCTTTATTATTACTGGTTTAATGGCTATTGGTTTTATGAGTTTTGGAGGTATGTTAACAGGGGGTGATGAAAAAACAGAAGAGGCTCCGAAAGTAGAAGCTAAAGCTGATAAAAAAGACCCTTTAAAGAAAGAAGATGCTAAAGAAATTATAGCAGAAAATACTAAAATAAATAAGTAG
- the nqrF gene encoding NADH:ubiquinone reductase (Na(+)-transporting) subunit F, with amino-acid sequence MILAAGTTGTIIATVTAFLIITLLLVALLLFVKQKLSPSGPVTITINGEKKIEVNSGSSLLTTLGNEKIFLPSACGGGGSCIQCECHVLEGGGEALPTEVPHFTKKELKEGIRLACQVKVKQDMNITIPEEVFGIKKWDAVVVRNYNVASFIKEFVVEIPEDMGYRAGGYIQIEIPPCEVKYADMDITAHPEEHETPDKFEAEWNKFKLRPLVMKNTETVERAYSMASYPAEGREIMLNVRIATPPFDRAKGGWMDVNPGVASSYIFNLKKGDKCVISGPYGEFFINESDAEMLYVGGGAGMAPMRSHLYHLFRTLKTGRKVSYWYGGRSKAELFYIEHFRALEKDFPNFKFFIALSDPLESDNWKVKKDIHDEAGDGFVGFIHNCVIENYLSLHEAPEDLELYFCGPPLMNKAVQKMGEDFGLSDENIRFDDFGG; translated from the coding sequence ATGATATTAGCAGCAGGTACAACAGGAACCATTATTGCGACGGTAACAGCTTTTTTAATAATAACATTGTTATTAGTAGCATTATTATTATTTGTAAAGCAAAAATTATCTCCTTCTGGTCCGGTAACGATTACCATTAACGGAGAAAAGAAAATTGAAGTTAATTCTGGTAGTTCATTATTAACAACATTAGGAAACGAAAAAATATTTTTACCATCAGCATGTGGTGGTGGAGGTTCTTGTATTCAATGTGAGTGTCATGTTTTAGAAGGTGGTGGAGAAGCATTACCTACTGAAGTACCTCACTTTACAAAGAAAGAACTAAAAGAAGGTATTCGTTTAGCATGTCAAGTAAAAGTAAAACAAGACATGAACATTACCATTCCAGAAGAAGTTTTTGGAATTAAGAAATGGGATGCCGTGGTTGTAAGAAATTATAACGTAGCATCATTTATTAAAGAGTTTGTTGTAGAGATTCCAGAAGATATGGGCTATAGAGCAGGTGGGTATATTCAAATTGAAATTCCTCCTTGTGAAGTAAAATATGCTGATATGGATATTACAGCGCACCCAGAAGAACATGAAACTCCAGATAAATTTGAAGCCGAATGGAACAAATTTAAATTGAGACCTTTAGTAATGAAAAATACTGAAACTGTAGAAAGAGCTTATTCTATGGCTTCTTACCCTGCAGAAGGTAGAGAAATTATGTTAAATGTACGTATTGCTACACCTCCTTTTGATAGAGCTAAAGGTGGATGGATGGATGTAAATCCTGGAGTAGCATCTTCCTACATTTTTAACTTAAAGAAAGGTGATAAATGTGTAATTTCTGGTCCTTATGGTGAATTCTTTATCAATGAGTCTGATGCAGAAATGTTATATGTAGGTGGTGGAGCAGGTATGGCACCAATGCGTTCTCATTTATATCATTTATTCAGAACTTTAAAAACTGGTAGAAAAGTATCTTACTGGTACGGTGGACGTTCTAAAGCAGAGTTATTCTATATAGAACACTTTAGAGCTTTAGAAAAAGATTTCCCTAATTTTAAATTCTTTATTGCATTATCAGATCCATTAGAATCTGATAACTGGAAAGTGAAAAAAGATATTCATGATGAAGCTGGAGATGGTTTTGTTGGGTTTATTCACAATTGTGTAATTGAAAACTATTTAAGTTTACATGAGGCTCCAGAAGATTTAGAATTATATTTCTGTGGACCACCATTAATGAACAAAGCAGTTCAAAAAATGGGTGAAGATTTTGGTCTTTCTGACGAAAATATCCGTTTTGATGATTTTGGAGGATAA
- a CDS encoding sensor histidine kinase yields MVQDNLENALKNQQQQHELELKALRGQMNPHFVHNSLNAIQYYIQQNDVETSENYLAKFSKLMRQFFDYSRRKSISLSEEISLLENYLQIEKLRFEEKLVYEIKVDAKLDIEEECMPPMILQPLVENAINHGLFHKQGNGKVSVQFKYIDKNCFKVAVIDNGIGLEKAKKLNNSIKNKKSSHSSAVLLERLHFLNESSHWNVSYKIIDRSVKPGKTGTEVSLLFNQKNNEND; encoded by the coding sequence TTGGTACAAGACAATCTAGAAAACGCATTAAAAAACCAGCAACAGCAACACGAGCTAGAATTAAAAGCATTGAGAGGGCAAATGAATCCGCATTTTGTACATAATTCATTAAATGCGATTCAATATTATATTCAACAAAACGATGTTGAAACATCAGAAAATTATTTGGCGAAATTCTCAAAACTCATGCGTCAATTTTTTGATTATTCAAGAAGAAAAAGTATTAGTTTAAGCGAAGAAATTAGTCTTTTAGAAAACTACCTTCAAATAGAGAAATTACGTTTCGAAGAAAAATTGGTGTATGAAATAAAGGTAGATGCTAAATTAGATATAGAAGAAGAATGCATGCCACCAATGATTTTACAGCCTTTAGTAGAAAATGCTATAAATCATGGATTGTTTCATAAGCAAGGAAACGGAAAAGTTTCTGTGCAATTTAAATATATTGATAAAAATTGTTTTAAAGTAGCGGTAATAGATAATGGTATAGGCTTAGAAAAAGCAAAAAAATTAAACAATTCTATTAAAAATAAAAAATCATCTCATTCTTCTGCAGTCTTATTAGAGCGCCTTCATTTTCTAAATGAAAGTAGCCATTGGAATGTATCTTATAAAATTATAGATCGTTCTGTAAAACCGGGTAAAACAGGTACAGAAGTATCTTTACTCTTTAATCAGAAAAATAATGAAAACGATTAA